The Deltaproteobacteria bacterium sequence CGACCCCCTCTCCTCGGTGAACCCGAAGAACGTCCCGAAGACGTGCGGAAAGTGCCACCCGGGGGCATCCGCGAACTTCGCCGTGGGAAAGATCCACGTGGACGCGAAGAACAAGGAGTCGGGGATCATCTACTGGACCGCGACGTTCTTCAAGTGGCTGACCATCGGGACGATGCTCGCCCTCATCGCGCACATCTTCCTCGACATGTACGGCAGGACGCGGCGGCTGCGCGGCGAGAAGTGACCGGGACCACCAATTTCGGGGGACACAAATCGGGGGGACATTCTTGATCTTTCGGGGGATCAGGGGAAGAGTGTCCCCCCCCCCCTGCAGGATAGAGTGTCCCCCGCCAGGGAGTGGCGAAGATGCCTGAGAACGACCGCAGGAACGCAGGAGAAGAGGCCGTCGGGAGGGAAGTCGAGGCGGCCGTGGACGAACAGTTGTCGGGGCTGCCGAAGGAACAGGCCGAGGCGATGCGGGACCGGATCCGCCGGCGGGTCCGGGAGGAGATGGAGCGGGAGCTTCGCCAACACGCCGCCCGGGAGCGCCGGGAGGCGGCGAAGCACGCCAGGGATCCGCACGCGAACGGGAACGGGCACGAGGACGGCGAGAAGTTCCAGCGCTTCAACCGGAACTTCCGGTTCCAGCACATGGTGATGTTCTCCTCGGTCATCCTGCTCATCGTCACCGGCATGCCGCTGAAGTTCCCGGGCTTCGTCCTGTCGCGGTTCGTCATCAATTTCTGGGGCGGCATCCAGAACTCCACACTCGTCCACCGGATCGGGGCGGGGATGCTGATCTACTTCATGGTCCATCACCTCGTCTACACGATCCTGTCCCGGGACGGGCGGCGGGACTTCGTCCTGCTGCTCCCGAAGCCCCAGGACGCGAAGGACATCGTGCACAACATCCGGCACTTCCTGGGGAAGAATCCGGACAAGCCGCGGTTCGGCCGGTTCAGCTACATCGAGAAGTTCGACTATTGGGCGGTCTACTGGGGCTGCATCATCATGATCGGGTCCGGCCTCTTCCTCTGGTTCGAGAACCAGGTCATGCGGTTCCTTCCCAAGTACGTGACCGACATCGCCCACGAGATGCACAGCGACGAGGCGCTGCTGGCCACCCTGGCGATCGTCATCTGGCACTTCTACAACGTCCACTTCAACCCGGACCGGTTCCCGGGGACGCTCCTGTGGTGGCACGGCCAGCTCACGGAGCACGAGATGAAGGAGGAGCACCCCCTCGAATACGAGGAGATCATGGCGCGACGCGCCAGGGAGTCGGCGGAGGGCGTCAACCGATGACCGCGTTGAAGGAAAGGCTCAAGTCCTTGTGGAGTTCGCTCGGGGGGGACCGGAAACCGGTGCTGGCGATCGTCGCGATCGTCGTCGGAGTCCTCATCGTGTTCAACGGCGCCTTCTTCGTGGCGGCGTACTTCCCGAAGTCGTGCGTCGTGTGCCACTACATGGACCCGTACTACGCGCAGTGGAAGGCGTCCGACCACAAGAACGTCTCCTGCATCAAGTGCCACACGTTCTCGCCCGTGTTCATCACGGTGACCACGTTGAAGTACTGGACCGGCCTCTACAACCCGCGCCCGCGGGCGAACGTAAAGGACGAGTCGTGCCTCGCCAAGGGGTGCCACGAGGGCCGGATCACCAGCGGAAAGGCGAAGATGGGCAGCGGCATCACCTTCGACCACCAGGACCACATGACGAAGCTCAAGCGGGGGGAGAAGCTGCGCTGCTCCAGCTGCCACTACTCGGTGGTCCAGGGGGACCACATCGCCCTGGGGTCCCACGTCCAGGCCGACACGAACGTCTGCTTCCTGTGCCACTTCAAGGGGATCAGCGTCGGGCAGGCGCTGGGAGGGTGCCCCGGCTGCCACGGGACCCCCACCAAGGTCGTCGAGCACGGCGGCTTCCAGTTCTCCCACGAGTCGTACCTGAAGATCGGCGTCCCGTGCAAGCAGTGCCACATCCGCGTGGCCGAGGGGGACGGGAGGGTGGACGACTCCCACTGCTACGACTGCCACATCGGACGGCTGGAGAAGAAGGGGGACGTTCTCGCGATCCACCGGACCCACGTCACGGGGAAGGCGATCCCGTGCTTCAAGTGCCACGAAAAGGTGAAGCACGGCACCGTCGAGCTGGTGAAGACGTTCGAGGTGCAGTGCGAGGGGTGCCACAAGCGGCTGCACGGCTACCAGAAGGAGATGTACATGGGGACGTCCGCGAAGGGGGTCCCCGACACGCCGTCGCGGATGTTCTCGGCCCAGGTGTCGTGCAACGGCTGCCATACGAGGACCATCGACGTGAAGGAGACCGGCGTCTCCGGCGCGGTGGGCACCAAGCTGGCGGCGGAGCGCCGGAGCTGCGTCACCTGCCACGGGAAGCGGTACGACCTGATGCTCGACGACTGGGTCCGGGAATCGCGGAACCTCGAATCCGAGCTCGCCCGGATCGTCGCGGCGGGGCAGGGGGCCGTGGGCGCCGGCGCGACGAAGGACCGGAAGCTGGCGCAGGCCCGGTCGCTGGTCGCCGACGCGCGGGCCAACCTCGACCTGCTGCGGGGGGGCAAGGGGGCGCACAACATCGAGTACGCCCTGAAGATCCTGCGGGTGGGGCACGAGCAGGTGTCCGCCGCGTACAGGATGGCGGGAGTCGCGGGCGGACCGCCGAAGCCCGCCATCCTCGCCTCGCCATCGGCGTTCTGCGCGACCCTCTGCCACGCGCGCGTGATGCCGTCCGACAAGGTGTTCTTCCGGGAGATGGAGCTGCAGTTCCCCCACGCGCTCCACGTAAAGGACGTGGGGATCGAGTGCGCGAAGTGCCATTCGCCGGACAAGCACAAGATGCGCATCGTCACCAAGTCGGAGTGCATGAAGTGCCACCACGAGAGCAAGGACATCGACTGCGCCCACTGCCACAAGGCGCAGCAGGCGCTCTACCAGGGGAAGGTGAAGGCGTTCGGCGCGTCCCCGGCGCCCGACGTGATGGCGGCGGCGGGGACCAAGTGCGTCGAATGCCACGAGCTGAAAAAGGGGACGCAGACGGTGCTGACGGTCAAGTCGAAGTGCGAGGAGTGCCACGACGCGAAGTACGGGAAGATGCTCCTCGACTGGAAGCAGGAGATCACGAAGCAGGAGAACTCCATCGCCGTGGCGCTCGAGGAGGCGAAGGAGTACGTCTCCCGGACGAAGAAATCGGGGAAGAACGTCGCGCAGGAGGAGGCGCTGCTCCAGCAGGCGGAGTCGAACTACCAGGCCGTGTCCGCCGGCCGCGGCACGCACAACTACCGGATGAGCCGGGACATGCTGAAGGCGGCGCAGGGCAATCTCGACAAGGTGCTGGCCGCCAAGCGGAAGAAATAACAGCGGCATCTCCGCGCGTAGGGCGCAGGCCCGAAGCGCATACGTGCCGCTGATGGCGTAACGCAAAGCCCCCCGGGGGACGCTCCCCCGGGGGGCTTTTTTCGTCCTGTTTTTTACGGAAGCCGGGTTACTTCTTCCTGCCCGCCTTGGGCTCAACCGGTTTCCCGAACGCCGCCAGGGCGGCCTCCGCGTCGGCCTTCGCCTTCGTCAGCACGTCCACCGCGTACTCGATGTTGTGCACGCCGTGCCCGTACTGGACGAAGAGGAAGTTGTACTCCGCGTCCTTCGCCAGCTGGACCGCCCGGGCGTTCCCCTTGCCGGCGGCCCGCGCCAGCGCCCGCGCCTTGTCCACGGCCGGCTTCGCGTCCGCCATCTCGTCCTTGAGCGTCTTGTGCCACTCGTCGAGGATCCCGCGGAAATCCTCCCCGTGGCACTTGATGCAACCGGCCTCGCCCGCCCGGTACGTCTGGCCGAGGAAGGCGGTCTCCTCGGGGTTCATCTTCTTCACGTAGTGGCACGCGGGGCAGTCGACGTTCGTCGAGAACATCGGGCTGGGCCGGTTCGGCACCCCGCGCGCGCCGATTCCCTGGTACAGCTGCTTCTGGACGTTGTGCTTGTGCTCGTGGCAGACGTCGCAGTCGAAGCGAAGCGGCTCCACCGACGTCTTCACCGCGTGCTTGATCTCCTCGTGGCAGTGCATGCAGTCGACCTTCTTGTCGGTGACGTGCTGCTTGTGCATGAAGTCCACGTCGGTGAAGCGGGAGAGGCGCTTCTCGTCGTTGTGGCACTGGAAGCACCGCTCCTTTTTCGCCTCGCCCTTCCCTTGCACCGCGTCGAGGTGGCAGTTCTGGCACGCCACGTGCCGCGCACCCACGAAGTCCTTGTGGTTGAAGGTCACCGACCCGAACTTGATGTCCTTCTCCGGCGACTTGTGGCACTTCTCCCCGCAGCCGCCGATCGGGTTCATGTGGCGCCCCTCGATCGCGCCGCGGAAGTGGCACAGGAAGCAGGTCGATTCCGTGACCTCCATGTGGTTTCCGACGACGATCTGGCTGTGGCAGCTGGTGCACCGGAGCTTCTTCCCGCGCTTCATGTCGGTCAGGTGCGGCTTGTGGTCGAAACGGATCCCCCGCTTGAAGGTCACGACGCCCTGCAGAAGACGGGTTTCATGACACCCCTTGCGGAGGCACGATTCGTCGCTGATCTCGGCGTACGGTTTCGAGCTGTAGGTCCGGGTGACGTATTTGGCGACCTGCGAGAGGGCCTGGAACTTCAGGATCATCTTGTCCCGGACGTCGGGCGGGTAGTGGCAGTCCACGCAGGGGACGTGGCTGTGCTTGGACGTCTTCCACGCCTTGTAGTACGGGGCCATGATGTGGCAGCTCGCGCAGAAGTAGGGGCTGGTGGAGAACTCGAACATCCCGACGGAGAAGATGAGGAAGAGCACCCCGAGGAACCCGACGAACTTGAAGAACCGGGGGCGGATGTGGAGCCGGTCCTCCTTCCCGTGCGGCACGTGCATGCCGATCTTCTCGAGGAGGGCCTCCTTGCGGGATCTCTCCTGCGGTTCCGTGCCCTTTTCGCGGTCGTCCATTCGAAACCCTTTCGGAATCAGGAATCGCTACTGCGGGATGTGCGCAAGGAAGAGATTTTATCCGCAGGGGGTATGCGTTTCAATCGGAAATTCCGGGAGGGTGCCGCGCGAAAGCGAACCGGGGGAGCGCCTACTCTTCCACGAACGTCTCGTAATCTTCGAAGTTCATCAGCCGGTCGAGCTCCTCGGGGTCGTCGAGGTCCATCTCGACGAGCCACCCTTTCCCGTACGGATCCACGTTGATCAGGGTGGGGTCCTCGACCATCGCGTCGTTGACCGCGCGGATCGTCCCGGTGATCGGGGAGGCGATCTCGACCACCGTCTTCTGGGATTCCACCTCGCCGAACGTCTCGCCCCGCTCGAGGAACTTCCCCGCTTCGCCCATCGTCGCGGAGATGATCTCTCCGAGCTGTTCCTGGGCGTAGTCGGAGAGGCCCACGCGGACGGTCTGCCCCATCTCGAGGATCCACACGTGGTCCTCGGAGAATTTCAGCGCGGTCTCATCCATACCGGGTTAGTTTACAGGGAGTGGCGCCGGAATTGTCAAGCAAGTGGAGGAAAAGTTCGCCGCGGATCTCCTGCGGACGGTTTCCCGAGCACGGCCAGCGCGGTCTCCACGTTTCCGAGCGGGGCGCTCACCTGGAACCCGCTGACGCGGTCCGCGATCTTCCCGACGATCCCGCGGGCGATGTCGATCCCGGCCTTTCGCGCATCCTCCCGGCTCCTGCACCGCTCCATCCGCGAGAGGATCGCCTTCGGGACCACCACGCCGGGGACCTCGTTGTTCATGAACTCCGCGTTCTTGAAGCTGATCAGCGGCCATACGCCGGCGAGCACGGGGATCGTGCGGTGGTGCTTTCCCGTCCTGTCGAGGAACCGGAGCAGCGCCTCCGGGTCGAACACCGGCTGGGTGATGGCGAACTCGGCGCCCGCGTCGACCTTCCGGAAGTACCGCTCGATCTCGCGTTCCAGGTCCACCGCGCACGGGTTCGCGCCCACCCCGATGAAGAGCCCCGTGGGCGGGTCGATCGGGTTCCCGCCGATGTCGACGCCCCGGTTCAGGTTCGACGCCACCTGGACCAGTCCGATCGAGTCGACGTCGAACACGCCGGTCACGTCCGGGTAGTCGCCGATCTTGGGGGGATCGCCGGTGATGATGAGGAAGTTGGCGAGCTTCGCCGCGTACCCGCCCAGCAGGTCCGACTGCATCCCGATCAGGTTCCGGTCGCGGCAGCAGTAGTGGAGGATCGGCTCGATGCCGACCTCCCGGTGGATGGAGAGCGCCGCGATCATCGGCGAGACGCGGGCGCTGGCCCGCGGCCCGTCCGGGATGTTGATCGCGTCGATCCCGGCCTCCGCGCACTGCCGCGCCTTCGCGAGCAGGGCGGTCATGTCGCTCGACTTCGGCGGCAGGAGCTCCACGGAGGTCACCTTCCTCCCGGAGAGCAGCTTCTCCGCCAGGCGGGACTTCCGCTCGGGGGGGACCGCGTAGACCAGCGTCTCCTGCCGCAGGAGGGGCTTCACCTCGACGTGGCGCTTCACCCCGGAGAGGGTCTTCACCGCGCGCGCCATCGTCCGGATGTGGGCCGGCGTGGTGCCGCAGCACCCTCCGACGCCCCGCACCCCCAGCTCGATGTACTTCTTGGCGTATTCGGTGAAATATTCCGGGCTGGTGAGGTACATCACCCGCCCGCTGATCTCGCGGGGGAGGCCGGCGTTCGGCATGACGACCAACGGCTTCACGGTGTGCGGGAGGATCGCCTGCAGGGCGTCGAACGTCCCGGACGGCCCGGTGCCGCAGTTGATCCCCACGATGTCCACGTGCGGGTCCGCGTTGAGCGCGGACGCCATCGCCTCCGCCTTCGTTCCCAGCGACGTCTCCCCCCGCTCGTTCAGCACGAAGGAGGCCAGCACCGGTCCGCCGAACTCCTTCGCCACGCGCGCGGCGAGCGTAAGCTCGTTCAGGTTGGAAAACGTCTCCAGCAGGAAGAGGTCGACCCCTTCCGCGGCGAGTGCGGCCATCTGCGCGCGGAACGCGCCCTCCGCCTCGGCGGCGAACGCGTCGGGCATCCGCTGGTTCGACTCCGTGCACGGCCCCACGGAACCGGCGACGAAGATCCCTTTCCCCGCCGCCTCCCGGGCCAGGCGCACCGCGGCCCGGTTGATCTCCTCCGTCCGGTCGGACAGCCCGTACGGTTTCAGCTTGATCGGGTTGGCGCCGAAGGTGTTCGTCTCGATCACCTCGGCCCCCGCCTCGACGTAGTCGCGGTGGATCTGGAGGATGAGCTTCTGGGCCGTGAGGCACAGCTCGTCGTAGCAGGTGTTGATGAACACCCCGCGGTCGTAGATCACCGTTCCCATTGCGCCGTCGAACACCAGCGGCGCCTTCTTCATGCGGGCCAGGAAGTTCAGGGTCTACTCCAGTTCGTCGAAGGCGGATTTCGCGGCGTAGCACAGGGGGCACACCCACCCCTCCGGGAGGGCGTCGAACGGGGTCCCCGCCGGGACTCCGCTCATCGGGTCGCCGGCCCGCGGGTCGTACACGTAGCCGCAGTTCGAGCAGATGTGCCGTTTCACGGCCGCCCTCCCTTCACACGGCGAAATATTTCGCCTGCGGATGGTGCACGACGATCGCCGACGTGGTCTGCTCCGGCACCATCTCCATCGACTCGGTAAGCGTTACCCCGATCTTCCCGGGATCCAGGAGCTCGAACACGGCGATGTGGGCCGAAAGATCCGGGCAGGCGGGGTAGCCGAACCCGTACCTCGATCCGCGGTACTCCTGGACGACGTACCCGGAGAAGGAGTCCGGGCGGCCGGAGTCGATGCCGAGCTCCACCCGCATCCGCTCGTGCCAGTACTCGGCGAGCGCGTCGGTAACCTCCACGCCGAAGGCGTGCAGCATCAGGTAGTCGTGGTACCGGTCGGAGGCGAACCGTTCGCGCGCCGCCCGGCCGACCTCCTCCCCCACCGTCGCGACGAAGAAGCCGGCGATGTCGCCGCCCTCCTCCCCCGTCCGGAAGTAGTCGGCGATGCACAGGTGGGGCGGGTTCTTCTGCCGCGGGAACGGAAACCGGAAGGACCGCCCGCCGTCCTCCACCACGAGCGCGTCCCCCTCCGATCGGCAGCGGAACCAGCCGTACGCCACCTTCGGAGAGAGCACCCCTTCGGCCGCGCCGCACGCCTTGAGGTCCTCGTACATCGGGCGGACCTTCGTCCGGATCAGCGCCTCGTACTCCTCGGCGGTCATCTTGCCGCGGCGGTACCCCCACCGGCCGCGGAAGAGCGCCTGCTCGTTCACGAAGGGGTACAGGAGGTTCGGGTCGATCCCCTCCACGTGCCGCCTCCCGAGGAACGGAGGGACCGGCGTGGGAACGTCGCGCGCGACCGCGGCCCCCCGGGGGCCGGGGGTCATGGCCGGGGGCGCCGAAGCGTCGAAGACGGTGGAGGAGAGCGTCCCCGCCTCGAACTCCCGAAGCGCCGAAAGCCCGGCGAACGCGTCGGCGCAGTAGACCACGGATCCCGGATACCCCGGCACGCACTCCTGCGCCACGAATTTTTCCGTGAGCGCCGCGCCGCCCAGGAGCACCGGAACGCGCAGGCCCGCCGCGGCGAACTGCGGCAGGTTCTCCTTCATCACCAGGGCCGACTTGACGAGCAGCCCGGACAATCCGATCACGTCGACTCCGAGTTCCCTCGCCTTTTCGATGATCGTCTCCGCCGGAACCTTGATCCCGAGGTTGACCACCCGGTACCCGTTGTTGGAAAGGATGATGTCCACGAGGTTCTTCCCGATGTCGTGGACATCCCCCGCCACGGTGGCGAGGAGAATCTTCTTCCCCTCCTCCCGCTCCGATCTCTCCAGGAAGGGGGCGAGCCGGTCGACGGCGCGCTTCATCACCTCGGCCGACTTGAGGACGAAGGGCAGGAGCATCTCCCCGCGGCCGAACAGCTCCCCGACGCGGCGCATCGCCGGGACGAGGTGCTGGTTGATGATCGAGGCGGCGGGACGCCGGGAGAGCAGGATCGCGAGGAGGTCCTCCAGGCCGTCCTTGTCCCCCCCGACGACTTTCGCGGCGAGCTCCTCCTCCGGGGAGAGGGCGGGCAGGTTCCCGTCGGCCTTCGTCCCCTCCGGGGGGGGAGGAACATCCGCGAACCGGCGGATGAAGGCGGACAGCGGCGGCTCCCCGTCGGCACGGGGGCGGTTGTAGATGAGGTCGAGGCACGCCTCCCGGTCATCGTCCGGGATGGCGGACATCGGCACGATCTTTCCGGCGTCGACGATCGCCGCGTCCAGGCCCGCCGCCACCGCCTCGTGGAGGAAGACGGAGTTGAGGACCTTGCGGGAGGCGGGGGAGAGGCCGAAGGAGACGTTGCTGACCCCGAGGGAGGTGAGGACCCCGGGAAGTTCGG is a genomic window containing:
- a CDS encoding cytochrome b/b6 domain-containing protein, translated to MPENDRRNAGEEAVGREVEAAVDEQLSGLPKEQAEAMRDRIRRRVREEMERELRQHAARERREAAKHARDPHANGNGHEDGEKFQRFNRNFRFQHMVMFSSVILLIVTGMPLKFPGFVLSRFVINFWGGIQNSTLVHRIGAGMLIYFMVHHLVYTILSRDGRRDFVLLLPKPQDAKDIVHNIRHFLGKNPDKPRFGRFSYIEKFDYWAVYWGCIIMIGSGLFLWFENQVMRFLPKYVTDIAHEMHSDEALLATLAIVIWHFYNVHFNPDRFPGTLLWWHGQLTEHEMKEEHPLEYEEIMARRARESAEGVNR
- a CDS encoding NapC/NirT family cytochrome c, whose amino-acid sequence is MDDREKGTEPQERSRKEALLEKIGMHVPHGKEDRLHIRPRFFKFVGFLGVLFLIFSVGMFEFSTSPYFCASCHIMAPYYKAWKTSKHSHVPCVDCHYPPDVRDKMILKFQALSQVAKYVTRTYSSKPYAEISDESCLRKGCHETRLLQGVVTFKRGIRFDHKPHLTDMKRGKKLRCTSCHSQIVVGNHMEVTESTCFLCHFRGAIEGRHMNPIGGCGEKCHKSPEKDIKFGSVTFNHKDFVGARHVACQNCHLDAVQGKGEAKKERCFQCHNDEKRLSRFTDVDFMHKQHVTDKKVDCMHCHEEIKHAVKTSVEPLRFDCDVCHEHKHNVQKQLYQGIGARGVPNRPSPMFSTNVDCPACHYVKKMNPEETAFLGQTYRAGEAGCIKCHGEDFRGILDEWHKTLKDEMADAKPAVDKARALARAAGKGNARAVQLAKDAEYNFLFVQYGHGVHNIEYAVDVLTKAKADAEAALAAFGKPVEPKAGRKK
- the gcvH gene encoding glycine cleavage system protein GcvH — protein: MDETALKFSEDHVWILEMGQTVRVGLSDYAQEQLGEIISATMGEAGKFLERGETFGEVESQKTVVEIASPITGTIRAVNDAMVEDPTLINVDPYGKGWLVEMDLDDPEELDRLMNFEDYETFVEE
- a CDS encoding bifunctional homocysteine S-methyltransferase/methylenetetrahydrofolate reductase, with translation MKKAPLVFDGAMGTVIYDRGVFINTCYDELCLTAQKLILQIHRDYVEAGAEVIETNTFGANPIKLKPYGLSDRTEEINRAAVRLAREAAGKGIFVAGSVGPCTESNQRMPDAFAAEAEGAFRAQMAALAAEGVDLFLLETFSNLNELTLAARVAKEFGGPVLASFVLNERGETSLGTKAEAMASALNADPHVDIVGINCGTGPSGTFDALQAILPHTVKPLVVMPNAGLPREISGRVMYLTSPEYFTEYAKKYIELGVRGVGGCCGTTPAHIRTMARAVKTLSGVKRHVEVKPLLRQETLVYAVPPERKSRLAEKLLSGRKVTSVELLPPKSSDMTALLAKARQCAEAGIDAINIPDGPRASARVSPMIAALSIHREVGIEPILHYCCRDRNLIGMQSDLLGGYAAKLANFLIITGDPPKIGDYPDVTGVFDVDSIGLVQVASNLNRGVDIGGNPIDPPTGLFIGVGANPCAVDLEREIERYFRKVDAGAEFAITQPVFDPEALLRFLDRTGKHHRTIPVLAGVWPLISFKNAEFMNNEVPGVVVPKAILSRMERCRSREDARKAGIDIARGIVGKIADRVSGFQVSAPLGNVETALAVLGKPSAGDPRRTFPPLA
- a CDS encoding rubredoxin, which translates into the protein MKRHICSNCGYVYDPRAGDPMSGVPAGTPFDALPEGWVCPLCYAAKSAFDELE
- a CDS encoding homocysteine S-methyltransferase family protein — its product is MTIRDEKILLFDGACGTSLQRMEIPASAWQGRDGCNEFLNVSAPEVIREWHASFLSAGAMVLETNTFGANRIVLAEYGLEHRVGEINRAAVENAREAIRRTGTRAYVAGSIGPTTKLPSLGHIAYEPLAAAVAEQARELLSAGADLLILETCQDLLQVKIALVSCFETLEASKRDVPVMVSLTVESTGTMLVGTDVAAALAAIEPFPVFSIGLNCATGPEGMTSHIRHLCRNYPGRVSCMPNAGIPQVSGGKTLYPLSPEAFAARLSAFVRDEGVSIVGGCCGTAPEHIRALRDALRGVEPAAREVSWKPALSSLYQAAEIRQEIPPFLIGERCNANGSKRFRELLLSDDFHGALRVALEQQEDGAHAVDLCTAYAGRDEVADIAAMARLFAQSVHAPMVIDSTTPECVEAALRIHPGRCLVNSVNLEDGGKNLERICRLARKYGAAVIALTIHEKGMAMTVEEKVGTARAIHDLAVGRYGLRPSDLLFDVLTFTVGSGDATLSDAASATVRAVRRVKAELPGVLTSLGVSNVSFGLSPASRKVLNSVFLHEAVAAGLDAAIVDAGKIVPMSAIPDDDREACLDLIYNRPRADGEPPLSAFIRRFADVPPPPEGTKADGNLPALSPEEELAAKVVGGDKDGLEDLLAILLSRRPAASIINQHLVPAMRRVGELFGRGEMLLPFVLKSAEVMKRAVDRLAPFLERSEREEGKKILLATVAGDVHDIGKNLVDIILSNNGYRVVNLGIKVPAETIIEKARELGVDVIGLSGLLVKSALVMKENLPQFAAAGLRVPVLLGGAALTEKFVAQECVPGYPGSVVYCADAFAGLSALREFEAGTLSSTVFDASAPPAMTPGPRGAAVARDVPTPVPPFLGRRHVEGIDPNLLYPFVNEQALFRGRWGYRRGKMTAEEYEALIRTKVRPMYEDLKACGAAEGVLSPKVAYGWFRCRSEGDALVVEDGGRSFRFPFPRQKNPPHLCIADYFRTGEEGGDIAGFFVATVGEEVGRAARERFASDRYHDYLMLHAFGVEVTDALAEYWHERMRVELGIDSGRPDSFSGYVVQEYRGSRYGFGYPACPDLSAHIAVFELLDPGKIGVTLTESMEMVPEQTTSAIVVHHPQAKYFAV